AAACACCGAAAAGCTGTACGTTTATCCAGCATTCGATGAACGAGTATCTACATGCCTAAACCTAGACCTCAATCCGTCTCTTTAGACGCCACTTCATACTATCACTGCATGTCTCGCTGCGTGCGCCGAGCTTTTCTCTGTGGGTTTGATTTGCTTTCTGGTCAGTCCTATGAGCATAGGCGCAAGTGGGTAGAAGACCGTATTCTCCTTTTGGGCCGCATGTTCGCAATCGACGTCTGCGCCTATGCGGTCATGAGTAATCACCATCATGTGGTGCTTCATATTAACAAGCCAGAAGCCTTAGCCCTCTCCGATGAGGCAGTCTGCGACCGGTGGCATCAGTTGTTTACAGGTACCGCGCTTACCCAAAAATTTGCTCGTAAACAGCCGTTATCTGCAGCTGAGCGCTTGGCAGTTTAAGCCAAGCTAGGCCAGTGGCGCATCAATCTCTGTTCTATCAGTTGGTTCATGAGGGCATTGAACGAACCCATCGCACGCATGGCCAATACGGAGGATAAATGTACGGGTAAATTTTTTGAAGGCAGATTTAAGTCTCAGGCGCTGCTAGACGAAAAGGCGTTGGTTGGATGCATGGCCTATGTTGACCTTAACCCCGTCAGAGGCAAAATGGCGCCAACACCGGAAGCTTCTGATCATACATCCATAAAGAAACGAATCAACGCTGCAAAAGAATACCTAGATCAACCCAAACCACTAGCTCAATTTGTTGGCAACCCAAGAGAACCCATGCCGCAAGGTCTACCCTTTCACCTAAAAGACTATATAGAACTTGACTGGACCAGCCGAATTGTTAGACAGAATAAACGCGGCTCAATTGATGACAATTTACCTTCGATTTTAGACAGGCTCAATATCGAACCAGAGTATTGGCTCATAATGGCCACAAAATTCGAATCAAAGTTCAAAAGCCTCGTAGGTAGCATTTATGAACTCAAGCGCGCGGCACGCTCTTTGGGGTATAAGAGAACGCCTGGCCTATCGAATCGCCGGGCAGTTTTTAGATAAACCTCCCTATTTTCATGTCCATGCACTAAGTTCTTTGAAAGAACCGAGCATCTTTCGTCTTAAATCACTGTAAATGTAGCTTAAGGCGTCATTATTGTCTTGTTGAAATATTCTCACTGTATTTTGTTCTTCTTAACCCCAGAAACGCTCAACATTTTTTTTTGTCGAAATATAGTTAATCTTATTTTTCAATCATGGGTGTCTTGTTTGCTGTTCCTCAATAAAACGCCGTATTGAAAACCAAGAGACTAATAACCCACAACCGTTAAAGCTCGCCGAATTTGTAGGTAACCCAAGAGAACCCATGCCCCAAGGCCTACCCTTTCATTTACAATGATTACGTGCAGCTTGTAAATATTACTGGCAGAGCTATTCGTGAAGACAAGCGTGGCTTTATCGACAATAACTTGCCCCCCATTCTAGATCGCCTCAATATCTCCAGCCATGAATGGCTTGTACTTACCACCCAGTTTGAATCCAAATTCAAAAGTTTGGTTGGCGGTAAGGAGAAGCTTTTGCTTGCAGCAAAGGCATTAGGGCTCCAAAGAAGACCGGCTTACGCCAATTGTGAAGCGATACTCCACTAACACTCCCAACCGATATTAAGCCCCGGCCCAGTTTCTCCCCAAGAGAGGATTAAACTCGTTCGAAAATTAGCTACTTTAGCCATTTGGCGTCTATATGTGGCACACAGGTAACGGGGACAAATAACAACGTACTAGCCTACAAACCCACTAACTATTCGGCTGTATTTTTTCTTAATATGGCTGTCTTATTTGTCGCCAACCATCGCTTACGCCGTTTTAATCTTTGACAAAAATGTCACCGCCAAATCTATCTACTAGTGCACCATCCTTCGTCGACCGGGCCTGTCCAACAATGGGATAAGATGGCGGCTGCGCGCAATCTATCCTTGTTCGTTATGTGTTTTGGAGATGTAAACTGACTAAGCACTAGTTACCTCGTCCAATTTGTTCAATATATTTCCCCAGCCACCCTCATGATTTGACCGACGTTTCTCGTCAATAAATTTCACATGAGTGAGTTCAATATTAGTTTTCCCGTCAGTTAACTCTGTGAGATTTAATGTCACAACGCTATCATCAACCGATTCTGGCGATTCCCACGTAAAGGATAGTTTTTTCGGACGATCAATTTCTAAATATTTCCCTGTGTGAGGTATTTTGCCATCTCCAACCTGCATCGTGATGGTAAATTCACCGCCTACATGCGCTTCATTTTCAACTTGAGGATTTTCCATTCCAGGCATTGGTAAAATGAACTTTGCCAACATACTTGGATCCAGCCATGCATCAAATACCTTCGTAATTGGCGCTTCAATAATTTTGCTTACGTTAACAGTTAGGTCATCCATCTTTTTTCTCCACTTCTATTAGTTCAGTTAGTTTTTCAAGGCGGAGCTCCCAGATGGATTTAAGTTCTTTAAACCATTTTTCTACAACATGAATATGTTTTAATTCTGCTTCTATCCAATGAGTTCTACCGATAGTCTTGCGAGTGATAAGCCCACATCTTTCCAAGACTTTTATATGTTTGGATATAGCATTAAGAGACATATCATAATAAGAGGCCAAATCGGTCACTCGACAAGGGCCTTCCTGACAGAGCCTAGTTAAAAGTGAGCGGCGAGTAATATCACTCATACTTTTAAGTGTCTCAGAGATAATTTCGTCATTACTATATTCAACCATATGGTTCAGTATACTTACGGATTGATTATAGTCAACCATTTGGTTGAATTAATTATAAAATAAGGCTGCTAGCTACGAGCATTGACACATAACGCCTAGCTCACTGGGAAAATGCGAGCGTAGCGAGTATTTTTTCCAGTGGAGCTACTTATTAGCAGTTTTTTTGTTGAACTTGATGACGGCATTTGAGTGAGCCTCGGTTATTAATGGAAGTAAACCTTCAAACGTGGACGTGCTTGGATTTAACACCTGAACCCAAGACATCCATCCGTAGATTGGGTGTGGCATGAGTTCATTTAGTACTGTGAAATCATGACCAGTATCAATGATGCCACCCTTGGGGGGTCTTTTAGGTTTATAGCCAAAGTGTTTTTCATAAGATTTTTTTGCGATACCGATACTTAACCTAAATACACCATCACGATCTAGCTCGGATGCCTTATCGTTATCGCCGTTCTTTTCTTTTAGGGTGCAAAAATATACACCATTAGGTAGCGCCATACCGGGGTTGTAAAACAATGAGGTTTCTCCCCAACTTGATTTGGGAACGACACCTTCAAAATCATTTTTGATTCTTGCGACAATATCTTCTACTTGCACTAAAGTTCCTTAAACTGCTAACGCCGTGGTAGCATGCAATGTCAGCGTTGGCCACTTTGTTAAATTTTTTAAACCATAAGACGCCAAAGCATACACAAGCACATTGCTACCGGCAAATAAGACAGCCCCGACAAGAGAACCATTCGTACAGCCAAAAATCTCTGTTAAAATCAATTGAGCTTGACCCCAATGATTCCGCACCTATGGCATCTGTTGTAAGGCTTAAGTTGTAAATTTGTCAGTGTCCCAAAATGTTTCTTAATGGAATAATTCTATGAGAGCGACTATTTCAAAGCGTCAATGGATCATCATATTTGTAATCTCGTTATTGATTTTCATGTCTATCACAATATTGACAGGCAAAGACAGCTCAATACAGAAGAGAGGTTCTCACCAGACAGCACCAATTAACAGCCTTAATCACCTTGTCAAAAATGAAGGCAATACGCAAAACGATCCGAATAATACACACGACTTAAAGCAAGATTCAGACACTGGAGAAACAATTGAAACAGACCCGAAAACATCCTCAAACCCAAAAACTAAACTTGATAAGATTAAGCAAAGCACTAATCACCCACTAACAGATTTAGATAGACCTGAAATCCCCCCGCATGAAAACGCTCTCCAAGACAACAAACTAGCAGAAGAAAACACTGGATTTGTTCCGCTATTTTTAAATTCCTACTCGACCCTTGAAGACCAACCAGACCTAAAGAAAAGGCTAACGGCTTACTATAGATCGATCGGATATTTTACAAAAAAAGAACGAAATTCGTTTGTGGATTATGATGATAGCTCACTACTGGCAATGTCTTTGACTGGTGATTTGCTTGCCAATGAAGTTTTGTTAAGACGCGCTTTAAAGCAATATAAGTATAAAGATGCAAAAAAGCTACTATACATTTCCCGGATATTTGGCAATGTTTCAGCTTCACCTTACGTTGAGGGTAGTGCCTCTGAGGGTTTCTATGCAATTCATATGTTGCGTGCACGAATGGGGGACTATCTAATCCTTTTTCAGGTTGCCACGCGAAAATCAAAAAGAACGCCAGAACAAACGCGTTATGCAAATCGTAAATCTTTAGAGTTTCTAGAAGATATTAACAATAAAAGAAACGCTAAAGGTTTACAGCCGCTACCTATAAAACCCGATAACGATGTTATTCGATATCACCAAGAGATATTTAGCGAATTTAATGTTGAGGGATATCTTGAAATGTATTTAAATTTTGAAATTGAAGACAATGAAATTAACTATTAACCAACCCTTAAACGCAATAACCTGTGACCGATAAGTTGCGTTTTATCATCTGACAATATAAACGGAGTATGTGTGGAGAAAGACCTACCATTAACACTGAAAATAAGCTACCCAAAGCCATTATAAGGCACAAAATTAAAAATCTCGTTTTTATCTTTTATTTTAAAGATCCTAGGAGTGTACATAAACGTCCTAAAATTTTAGAACCGATCAGAATTGTAACTTTCTCATTTTCTACAACACAAGCTTAAAATTTAAACCGAAGTAAATTCGGGAATATTAACAAATTGCTTTTGGGCACCCACACTAACACTTGAACCCCGCCGCAAAACACTGTACATTAAAACAGCAAAAAGAAACTCAAGGAACGAGCCGTGCCCCGCCCAAGGAAGCAACAAATATCCCTAGAGGCCACGCCCTACTACCACTCGGCTTTGGCATCCTGCGTCGCTCTACCTCCTGCGTCCTGCAGTCGTGTACCTCTCGCTGTGTACGCAGAGCCTTTCTCTGTGGACTTGATGCGCTAACCGGCAAAGATTATGAATACCGCCGTCAATGGGTTGAAGACCGTATTCTATTTTTGGGCGAGGTTTTCTGCATTGACGTGTGTGCCTACGCCGTAATGAGTAACCACCAACATGTGGTGCTACACATCAATATGGCTGAAGCCCAAAGCCTAACGGACCTAGAAGTATGCGAACGCTGGCACAAGCTTTACAAGGGCACCCTCTTAACTCAGAAATTATAAAAGGGTGAGCTACTCGACGAAGCCCAATGGCTTGCCGTTAAAGAAAAGCTGGATCAATGGCGGCTTGAACTGGCCAATATCAGCCGCTGGATGTGGGCCTTAAACGAGCCCATTGCCCGTATGGCAAACGCCGAAGATCAATGCACAGGACGGTTCTGGACAGGTTTTTGCTCCTGCAAAACCTGCATTTCCAACATCCATGTTGGTCAGCGCCGGTTTAAGTCACAAGCCTTACTCGATGAAAAAGCACTAGCCGCCTGTATGGCCTACGTAGATTTGAACCCCATTCGAGCCAAGATGGCCAAGACACCAGAAAGCTCTGACCACACTTCAATAAAACGCCGTATTGAAAACCAAGAGACTAATAACCCACAACCGTTAAAGCTCGCCGAATTTGTGGGTAACCCAAGAGAACCCATGCCCCAGGGCCTACCCTTTCATCTACAAGATTACGTGCAGCTTGTGGATATTACCGGAAGGGCTATTCGTGAAGACAAACGTGGCTTTATCGACAACAACTTACCTCCTATTCTTGAGCGCCTCAATATCTCCAGCCGCGAATGGCTTGTACTAACCACCCTGTTTGAATCTCAATTCAAAAGTTTGGTTGGCTGTAAGGAGAAGCTTATGCTTGCAGCAAAGGCTCTAGGCTTACAAAGAAGACCGGCTTACGCCAATTGTGAAGCGATATTCCACTAACATTTCCAACCGATATTAAGCCCCGCCCCACTTTCTCCCCAAGAGAGGATTAAACTCGTTCGAAAATTGGCTAATTTAGCCATTTGGCGCCTATTTGTGGCACACAGGCAACGAGGAAAAATATTAGCAACCTAGCCTACAAACCTACTAACTATTCGGCTGTACTTTTTCTTAATATGGCTGTCTTATTTAGCTATATTTAAATACGTTAAAAAGAATAATTAACGCCGATTGTTGTACTTTTCCAACTTTTAGAAATACTTGAGCCTTGCTCTAAATCAGGAAGAGCTTGATAATCGATAAAGACATTAAAGTTTTTGTTTATCTGATAATCCGAGCCTACGCCATAACTAAAACCGCCGTCCGATTTAGTATGTTTAAAAGGGTAATTTCCTGTTATGTTACCTTCTAAATCGTTATATTGCCCTAACCCATTTATTTCAAGCTTCGTATTTGTATAACCCACTAAACCGTATAGTTTGAACAAATTAAATATAGGGTAAGATGCCTTTATTAATAGTGAAGATTGTGTATCAATGTCTTCACTATAGGCTCCCCATGGCTCTTCAGGTGTACCGTAAAAACTCGAGTAACCTGATGTACCAGTAGATAACCTTGTCTCCAAAGAAAAGTATTTATTATATTTATACCCTGCGATGACCCCAGCAGTATTGAAATCTCTACCGTAAGTTGATATTTCTTGTGTACTATACAGTGCGCCAAGATACCAACTATTCTCAGCGGTCACAGTAGAAGCATAAGTTGATGCTAGAAGTGTGAATGTTGCCGGCAATAGTCTTTTCATGTTAAGTCCTTTTCGGTTTGTTCGATGATATTATCGAAATTTGGATTAAATATAACGCCGCTAGAACCTGCACTGCGTGCGGAGCAGCTTTTTGGTGTATTGTGGCGCAGCCACACCAAAAAGAAGCGTAGTATGCAGTGTCAGGTTGCTAGCTTGGTTATGGTTTTGACTCATTTTTATACTCATATGAATAATACAATACATCTCCAGCACTATGACTTTTAGATAGGTATAACCACTTAGAAACAGACTTTTTGACTGCTTTAGCAAGTGTTTTATTTGAACTCGAAACCACCTTAATTGACTTAGGCACCAACCCCTTACCTTCGCTACCTTTTTTCTCAACTAGTTTAAAGGTGACTAGGGCGCAGTCACCTTCATTCACTTTAGATTTAATGTTCGGATTTACTTTAACTACAGGCTTCCCAGTAGTGGCTCCCTCTGGCAATTCACAAGTATTTTCAGCGTATGCTGATATCGATATAAAAGCGATTATAAAAGCGACTATAGTTTTCATATTTACTCTACTTAAATTCCCGTTGAACCATAACGCCCTGCAGCAGCGGCCTGAGTGGAGGCGAATATTTTTGCGGTAGCGTAGCGGCCACCGCGAAAAGAAGCGCCGGAACGGAGGTCCTGCTGGCTGAGTTGGTTATGCATTTTTCACCGTGCTATAAGCTGATATTTGCTCGACATAAACGGTACCCTTAGAATTTAGTACCACTTCAACATAAATTCCGGATCTATCGCTAGCGGGAAAACTACACTCAGCCAGAAAAACCAAACCTATATTGTTTTCTTTAAAACTGCTCACGACGACCTCAACTCGGCCGAGCTTAATGTTGTCTCCGAAATCAAACGGATCTACATACTCCTTTTTAGAGTCATTCACGATTATGTAATAGACACCCAAAGTTCAACTCCTAGAAACAGTCATGGTAGAACGGCCAGTTACCCAAGCCGCCCCCATACAGATCCGGACGTGCGGAACTACCGCATCCGGCTCCTCAATAATATCGTTGCTCGTGTAATTCACAAGCCCTCAATACCAGTCCACTTGAATGTGACGTTTCCACACCCGTGGTTGCTGGATCTGAAAGTATTTTAACATGTCTTTAAACCCTTGCCAGTTAAAGCTATGCCGCTGACTTCGCCGATTGAGCCACTTGTATAGACTATGCAGAACATAATCATAAACACGCGCGACACTTCGACTATTATCAGGCAAACCAAAGTAGTTTATAAAGCCCGTCAGCTTACGCCTTAACTGTGGCATCCAGACATTCAGTCGTTTAGACCGATTGGCTTTTATCCACTGATAGAACTCGCTCAACTTAGCTTTGTGTTTCTTTGGTGCCGTATGTCGACGCAACCTAGCCTCACCCTTTTTATCAGTGTCCCAGTAGTACTCAAAGCCCAAGAATTCGAAGCTATGGTGCTGCCCTGGGTGGAACCGACTAAACCGCTTCAGGTGTGTTTTCTCTGGCGCTACGTCTAACTTAAACTCTCTCAAGCGTTTCGGTAGTTCCCGATAAAACTCACGCGCCTCATTAGCGTACTGGAACGCAACAACAAAATCGTCGGCGTACCGTATCAACATGGCTCGCCCCTGTAAGCGTGGCTTTATGCGTTTCTCAAACCAAATATCCAGTGCGTAATGTAAGTATATATTCGCCAATACTGGGCTGATCACACCGCCCTGTGGACTTCCACTGGCCGGTTTCTCAAACACCCCTTCTGGTGATTTTATTCTCGCTTTCAGCCACTGGTTGATAAGGTTCAATAAGGCTTTATCTTCAATACGCTGTTTCAGCATACGCATCAACCACTCATGATCTATATTATCGAAGAAGCCTTTTATATCCGCTTCGACAACATAACCATAAGTACCGTATTGAAGGTTCAACTGTAAACTATGCACCGCTTGATGCGCGCTTCTGTTCGGACGATAACCATAACTATTCTTCACAAAGTCCTGCTCCCAAATACTTTGCAGTATCTGACTCACGCTTTGCTGTACGATTTTATCATCTAACGTTGGCAGCCCGAGCGGGCGTAGTTTACCGTTGGATTTTGGGATAAAGACCCGCTTCACATCATTCGCTCGATAGCTTTTACACTTTAGCGTTTGATGCAGGCGGTTGATATTTTCAGGCAATCGTTGTTTGAAATCGCTAGGTGTTACGCCGTCAATTCCACACGCCGATTGTTTATTGGTAAGCGCCAAACCAACCACACCCTAACCAAGCTGGACATTCCAAGGCAACAATCCCTCAATCTGCTCAACATTTTGCGCATTGGGTAGTTCTTCAAAAATATGTTGCAAATAGTCGTACGTATTCAGGTCGTTAGCCTTGGCTGTTTCTATCAGACTGTAAAGATTTGCGCTAGCTTTAGCGCCCGCCTGACTCTTACTGAACATCCAGTTTTTGCGACCAATAGCAAAGGGGCGTATTGCACGTTCGGCAGCATTATTATCGATGGGATAGCACCCATCTTCCAGGTAGGCGATTAATCGATCCCACTGGTTGTTCAGGTACACCAATGCTATACCGAGTTTTGTTTTCGGTGCCACCGACTGTAAGCTTTTATCCAACCATTCTTTGATTTTGTCGAGGATGGGTTTTGCCTGCTCTTGGCGAACTTGGTAGCGTTTATCCGGTGGTTCGTCCTTTATTTTCTTTTCAATCGCGTACAGCTTGTGGATATAGGCTAAGGCTTGATCAGCTTTGCCTGTTTTACCCTTTTTCTGTAAATTTTGAGCCTCTTTGAACTTTCTTCTGGCATGAGCCCAGCAACCTAAGCGGGTAATACCGTACTCATCACAGGCTTTTTGGTACCACTCGTAGCCGTCGACCATAATGGCGGTATTTTCGGCGCTAAGTAGCTCGATGGGTACCCGTTGCCCTCGGTTATCCGCATAGTGGAATACGCAAACCGACTGTGGACCTGTGCTGGTCATTACCCACATGTAGCTTTTGCTTTGTGCGGTCTTTCCCGGCTCTTCCAATACCGTAAGCGCCCATTAACCCGGGTAATACCCAGCCAACAATCATCAGCTCATAATGGCCCCCCCTAACCAAGGAGTCCATTATGGAAAAACAAACGCGTACCCCCCCAATTGACTGGCGGGTCGAACTCAAAGCATGGCGAGAATCTGGTTTACCACTTTCTCAATTTTGCCGAGAGCAAGGCTTGGTCGCTCACCAGCTGTCATACTACAAACGCAAGTATGAACCCCAAGCACTTAGCCCAGATGCGCAATCAACAGGCTTTAGCCAAGTTAGTGTTTTGAGCACCAATGCCATCGGCGCTGAATGTTTAAGTTTACGCCTGGCCAGCGGACATACAATCGAAGGGATAAGCACACAAACCTTACCGCTAGTGAGCGCATTAATGTGCACGCTACAATGAACGAAGTAATGCGACCCTCGCGGTCGCTACCCGTTATCTACCTTTATCGAAAGCCTGTAGACTTCAGGAAATCGTTTAATGGACTCAGTGCCATTGTTGAGCGGGAGCTGGGGCATAACGTATTTGAAGGGCGCCTTTATGGCTTTACCAACAAGCGCCGCAACAAAATCAAATGCCTATTTTGGGAAAGAAACGGTTTTGTCCTGTATTACAAGAGCTTAGCCGAAGAAAAATTCAAGTGGCCTAGGCAGGGGGATGACATTATCACCCTCAGCGGACAACAATTAAATTGGCTGCTGGATGGCTATGATCTGAGCGCGATGAAACCCCATAAAAAACTGCATTACGAAACAGTATTTTAAAAATAGCGGGGGATAATTTGGTATAATCCACGCCATGACTTCACCTCCAAATACTCAGAATGTAAGCGATAGCGACTCCACTTTTGATGAAGGTTCGTGGCGCGATCTGCTGCTGGAAAAAAATACGCAGCTCGAACAAAAAGAAAATCTACTTGACGAAAAAGATCAGGTCATTGGCAAAAAAACTCAAGTCATACAGTCGCAAAAAGCTCGAATTGCCGTACTGGAAGAGCTGCTTCGGCAACAAAAACAAAAACTGTATGGCCGCAGTAGCGAGCAACAGCCTAATCAGCTGGGGATGTTTGATGAAGCAGAAGCCATAGAGGTTGAGCAGGAAGCCGATGATGAGCCCAAGAAGAAAAAGCCCTCGGGCCGCAAAGGGCTAAATCCCACTATACCGCGTGTTCAGCACCGCATTGAACTCAGTGATGAGGCAAAAGACGGCGCTATCGACACCTACTTTGTCAAAGTTAAAGAAGAGCTGGATATTATCCCGGCACAGGTTCAAGTGATTGAACTGATGCAAGAAAAAGCGATTTTTATCGACGACGAAGATAAAAATATTGGCGGAGAAAATAAGCGTAGAATTGTTTCTGCCCCCTTACCTAAACACCCGCTACCGAAAGCTGTTGCCAGCACCAACACATTGGCCTACATCATTACTGCTAAATACATGGATGCGTTGCCACTCTATCGTTTAGAAGGCATTTTGGGGCGCTATGGTGGCAGTGTTACACGCACTACACTGGCCAATTGGCTAATACGTTTATCGTTACAGCTTGCTCCGCTAATCAAGCTAATGCGAGAGCATCAATGGAATGGTGATCTTATACAAGCCGATGAGACCCGCGTTCAGGTGCTCAAAGAACCCGGTCGGAGCGCAACCAGTGACAAGTGGATGTGGTTAACCCGTGGAGGGCCTCCAGATCATCCCAGTGTTTTGTTTGAGTATGATCCATCTCGAAGTAAGGATGTGCCGTTGCGCCTGTTAGAAGGGTTTAATGGCGCTCTGCAAACTGATGGTTATGCTGGCTACAATGCTGTGGTGAAAAAGCAGAAACTCCAACATGCTGGGTGCTGGGATCATGCACGCCGCAAGTTTGACGAAGCCGAAAAAGCAGCAAGCAAAGATTTAAAAGCTAACGCAAAATCGAGAGCTCCCAGCAAGGCCCGCATGGGATTATCGCTTATCAACAAGCTTTATCTGGTTGAGCGCCAGATACAAGGCAAAACAGCCGAAGAAAAAATCCAAACCCGACAGCAGGAAAGCGTCCCTTTACTCAACACACTAAAAACTTGGCTAGAAAAAAATGAAAGTCGGGTATCAAAAGAAGGATTAACGTGGAAAGCTATTAGCTACACCTTAAACCAGTGGGAAAAGCTGACCTTATACTGCGAGCAGGGGGAAATCCCCATCAGCAATATTCTAGCGGAAAACGCCATACGACCTTTTTGTGTTGGTCGACGTAATTGGCTTTTTAGTGATACTCCGAAAGGGGCAAATGCCAGCGCGATTTACTACAGTTTAATTGAAACGGCAAAAGCGAATGGGCTTGAGCCTTATGGTTATTTTAAGGATATGTTGAAAAAATTGCCTTACGCAGAGACGATGGAGGATCTTGAAAAATTATTGCCGTGGAATTTTAAATGTAAGGATGTCAAGACACCCTAGTTAATGGGCGCTTACCCAATACCTGTAGTGTGGTTTCATCCATGTGGATGTACGGTGGCTTGTGGAGGTAATCAATTAACAGGTTGATAAGGGGCTGTGTCAGCTCACCACACTTCACCATCCAGTTCGCCATATTAGTTCTGTCCAGCTCTATGCCGATTCGTTTGAATATCTCGCTTTGACGGTATAAAGGTAAAGCATCCGCATATTTTTGCACCGCGATGTAAGCGAGTAGACTGGGGCTGGCGATACTTTTTTCGATAGGCTGTTTGGGCTTGCCTGCCGTTACAATGTGATTGTCACAGCAGGGACAGGCATATTTTAGTCGCTTGTGGCGAACCACTTTGATTTTAGCGGGGATGATTTCCAG
The Teredinibacter franksiae DNA segment above includes these coding regions:
- a CDS encoding ArsR/SmtB family transcription factor, whose amino-acid sequence is MVDYNQSVSILNHMVEYSNDEIISETLKSMSDITRRSLLTRLCQEGPCRVTDLASYYDMSLNAISKHIKVLERCGLITRKTIGRTHWIEAELKHIHVVEKWFKELKSIWELRLEKLTELIEVEKKDG
- the tnpC gene encoding IS66 family transposase, with translation MTSPPNTQNVSDSDSTFDEGSWRDLLLEKNTQLEQKENLLDEKDQVIGKKTQVIQSQKARIAVLEELLRQQKQKLYGRSSEQQPNQLGMFDEAEAIEVEQEADDEPKKKKPSGRKGLNPTIPRVQHRIELSDEAKDGAIDTYFVKVKEELDIIPAQVQVIELMQEKAIFIDDEDKNIGGENKRRIVSAPLPKHPLPKAVASTNTLAYIITAKYMDALPLYRLEGILGRYGGSVTRTTLANWLIRLSLQLAPLIKLMREHQWNGDLIQADETRVQVLKEPGRSATSDKWMWLTRGGPPDHPSVLFEYDPSRSKDVPLRLLEGFNGALQTDGYAGYNAVVKKQKLQHAGCWDHARRKFDEAEKAASKDLKANAKSRAPSKARMGLSLINKLYLVERQIQGKTAEEKIQTRQQESVPLLNTLKTWLEKNESRVSKEGLTWKAISYTLNQWEKLTLYCEQGEIPISNILAENAIRPFCVGRRNWLFSDTPKGANASAIYYSLIETAKANGLEPYGYFKDMLKKLPYAETMEDLEKLLPWNFKCKDVKTP
- the tnpA gene encoding IS66 family insertion sequence element accessory protein TnpA: MEKQTRTPPIDWRVELKAWRESGLPLSQFCREQGLVAHQLSYYKRKYEPQALSPDAQSTGFSQVSVLSTNAIGAECLSLRLASGHTIEGISTQTLPLVSALMCTLQ
- a CDS encoding porin family protein — translated: MKRLLPATFTLLASTYASTVTAENSWYLGALYSTQEISTYGRDFNTAGVIAGYKYNKYFSLETRLSTGTSGYSSFYGTPEEPWGAYSEDIDTQSSLLIKASYPIFNLFKLYGLVGYTNTKLEINGLGQYNDLEGNITGNYPFKHTKSDGGFSYGVGSDYQINKNFNVFIDYQALPDLEQGSSISKSWKSTTIGVNYSF
- a CDS encoding SRPBCC family protein; amino-acid sequence: MDDLTVNVSKIIEAPITKVFDAWLDPSMLAKFILPMPGMENPQVENEAHVGGEFTITMQVGDGKIPHTGKYLEIDRPKKLSFTWESPESVDDSVVTLNLTELTDGKTNIELTHVKFIDEKRRSNHEGGWGNILNKLDEVTSA
- a CDS encoding DUF6194 family protein; protein product: MQVEDIVARIKNDFEGVVPKSSWGETSLFYNPGMALPNGVYFCTLKEKNGDNDKASELDRDGVFRLSIGIAKKSYEKHFGYKPKRPPKGGIIDTGHDFTVLNELMPHPIYGWMSWVQVLNPSTSTFEGLLPLITEAHSNAVIKFNKKTANK
- the ltrA gene encoding group II intron reverse transcriptase/maturase yields the protein MALTNKQSACGIDGVTPSDFKQRLPENINRLHQTLKCKSYRANDVKRVFIPKSNGKLRPLGLPTLDDKIVQQSVSQILQSIWEQDFVKNSYGYRPNRSAHQAVHSLQLNLQYGTYGYVVEADIKGFFDNIDHEWLMRMLKQRIEDKALLNLINQWLKARIKSPEGVFEKPASGSPQGGVISPVLANIYLHYALDIWFEKRIKPRLQGRAMLIRYADDFVVAFQYANEAREFYRELPKRLREFKLDVAPEKTHLKRFSRFHPGQHHSFEFLGFEYYWDTDKKGEARLRRHTAPKKHKAKLSEFYQWIKANRSKRLNVWMPQLRRKLTGFINYFGLPDNSRSVARVYDYVLHSLYKWLNRRSQRHSFNWQGFKDMLKYFQIQQPRVWKRHIQVDWY
- the tnpB gene encoding IS66 family insertion sequence element accessory protein TnpB (TnpB, as the term is used for proteins encoded by IS66 family insertion elements, is considered an accessory protein, since TnpC, encoded by a neighboring gene, is a DDE family transposase.), yielding MNEVMRPSRSLPVIYLYRKPVDFRKSFNGLSAIVERELGHNVFEGRLYGFTNKRRNKIKCLFWERNGFVLYYKSLAEEKFKWPRQGDDIITLSGQQLNWLLDGYDLSAMKPHKKLHYETVF